A portion of the Gossypium arboreum isolate Shixiya-1 chromosome 8, ASM2569848v2, whole genome shotgun sequence genome contains these proteins:
- the LOC108467637 gene encoding protein MITOFERRINLIKE 1, chloroplastic-like, with amino-acid sequence METRLSASLGLPSSDLNHPPINTNFASLFTHFITLTSSPENPQKPLKPLLHHLSFASASISADPQTAKPTKFRFPLPFANLIESQQPKSPKFPKWLEPRSRNSSKAQTLMKNLSVFERALIGAGGGGIAGAFTYVCLLPLDTIKTKMQTKGASEIYASTFDAVVKTFQTNGILGFYRGVSAVIVGSTASSAVYFGTCEFGKSFLSKLECPALLIPPTAGAMGNIVSSAIMVPKELITQRMQAGAKGSSWQVLLRILEKDGILGLYAGYSATLLRNLPAGVLSYSSFEYLKAAVLRKTKQTNLEPIQSVCCGALAGAISASLTTPLDVVKTRLMTQVHGNKVAAAMYSGVNATVKQIFKEEGWIGLTSGLGPRVVHSACFSALGYFAFETARLAILHQYLEHKEKELSKISVAPA; translated from the coding sequence ATGGAGACAAGACTCTCTGCATCTCTGGGTCTCCCTTCTTCTGACTTAAATCATCCGCCAATCAACACCAACTTCGCCTCCCTTTTCACCCATTTCATCACTCTCACTTCATCTCCGGAAAACCCTCAAAAACCCCTCAAACCTCTCCTACATCACCTCTCGTTTGCTTCTGCCTCCATTTCTGCAGATCCTCAAACTGCAAAACCCACCAAGTTTCGTTTTCCGCTCCCTTTCGCCAATTTAATTGAATCCCAGCAACCCAAATCGCCTAAATTCCCCAAATGGCTAGAACCCAGATCAAGAAACAGCTCCAAAGCCCAAACCCTTATGAAAAACTTATCTGTCTTCGAAAGAGCTCTAATCGGTGCAGGTGGTGGTGGAATTGCCGGTGCATTTACTTACGTATGCCTTCTCCCACTCGATACCATCAAAACCAAAATGCAGACAAAGGGTGCTTCCGAGATTTATGCTAGCACCTTTGATGCAGTAGTCAAAACTTTCCAGACGAATGGTATTCTTGGATTTTACAGAGGAGTTTCAGCTGTTATTGTAGGTTCAACGGCTTCTTCAGCTGTTTATTTTGGGACATGTGAGTTTGGGAAGTCTTTTTTGTCCAAATTGGAGTGTCCAGCTTTGCTAATTCCTCCAACTGCTGGTGCTATGGGAAATATTGTTTCATCAGCTATAATGGTACCCAAAGAGTTGATTACTCAAAGAATGCAAGCTGGTGCTAAAGGAAGCTCATGGCAAGTCTTGTTAAGAATTTTAGAAAAAGATGGGATTTTGGGTCTTTATGCTGGTTACTCAGCTACATTGTTGAGGAATTTGCCTGCTGGGGTGTTAAGTTATTCCTCGTTTGAGTATTTAAAAGCTGCGGTTTTGAGAAAGACAAAACAGACTAATTTGGAGCCAATTCAGAGTGTTTGTTGCGGTGCTTTGGCTGGTGCAATTTCAGCTTCTTTGACTACTCCTCTCGATGTCGTGAAAACAAGGTTGATGACTCAGGTCCATGGGAATAAAGTTGCTGCTGCTATGTATAGTGGGGTTAATGCGACGGTGAAGCAGATTTTCAAGGAGGAAGGTTGGATTGGTTTGACTAGTGGACTGGGGCCTAGAGTTGTTCATAGTGCTTGTTTTTCAGCTTTGGGCTATTTTGCATTTGAGACTGCCAGGCTTGCAATTTTGCATCAGTATCTGGAGCACAAGGAGAAAGAGTTGTCCAAAATCAGTGTTGCACCGGCTTGA
- the LOC108469783 gene encoding uncharacterized protein LOC108469783 isoform X2, with the protein MGRLQNFFLYTVKLPSLLFISPLLFSVPCPFLLPTILLVSLTLTAPYSHIVTSSNPLPSPLSLFPSIAQLLIGFRYFESFKRKKGEPSMCSWTAAESDMVVKNRLVGFLLWQSILSSLIFLAFTITIVSWRSATAIFVSFFSFHLSQLLFSVSLSTVLSPQPKFRRSFPVLLTAAAVSGSLSAVSFCGFNGRVGFKGFASGLFYASFYVYKRRWVLQFPIIQRPLFFSFKMGIPSAIIRALKLSAAAYLFSALLLVFLPHHFSTDLKLGNFFIQHIISYAACFSMFLCWELTHHLHQVLHTKKFIFAPPKGSAAAETNPSEPLLATLEESSPASLLKYLAYLDLCMVCENNVDYWRRAAFFEETGETYKRVAAVCLRPLEQLASKLVQGFEGSSDDKTFSISDQLQSPTNPRQNSKCHELVNDFQVYTWSARALASLTSRSRREDRFGVAQLSGSNAAAISTLIACLLAVETLMGKKISLQPSHQLMGAFSTKSATFSTGRRDVRTGKRRDDPLYSKAYAMADVLRTSIYGIVSAFHHEMLTSAKAGLLEKDWITSSKPPFGTRELLLQKLHLFLDFQAS; encoded by the exons ATGGGCCGCCTCCAAAATTTTTTCCTCTATACTGTCAAACTGCCTTCACTCTTATTTATTTCCCCCCTTCTTTTTTCTGTTCCTTGCCCTTTTCTCCTCCCCACCATCTTGTTGGTCTCCTTGACCTTGACTGCACCGTATTCTCACATTGTCACCAGCTCTAACCCTCTCCCCTCTCCCCTCTCCCTCTTCCCCTCCATAGCTCAACTACTGATTGG TTTCAGATATTTTGAATCTTTTAAAAGGAAAAAAGGGGAACCCAGTATGTGTTCATGGACTGCAGCTGAATCAGACATGGTAGTGAAGAACCGGTTGGTAGGGTTCCTACTATGGCAATCGATCCTAAGTAGCTTGATTTTCTTGGCCTTCACTATAACGATCGTCTCCTGGCGCTCCGCCACTGCAATCTTCGTCTCCTTTTTCAGCTTTCATCTGTCCCAGCTGTTGTTCTCTGTGTCCCTCTCTACCGTCTTATCTCCCCAACCTAAATTTAGACGTAGTTTTCCGGTGTTGCTGACGGCCGCCGCTGTTTCGGGTTCTCTCTCAGCTGTGTCTTTTTGTGGGTTCAATGGAAGAGTGGGTTTTAAGGGTTTTGCTTCCGGGTTATTCTACGCTTCTTTTTATGTTTATAAGCGGCGATGGGTATTGCAGTTCCCCATCATTCAG CGTCCCCTTTTCTTTAGCTTCAAGATGGGGATCCCTTCCGCCATTATTAGGGCATTGAAGCTTTCTGCTGCAGCTTATCTATTTTCAGCACTGCTGTTGGTATTTCTGCCACACCATTTTAGCACTGATCTCAAGCTCGGGAACTTTTTTATTCAACACATAATCTCCTATGCTGCCTGCTTTTCTATGTTTCTCTGTTGGGAGTTAACTCACCATTTGCATCAG GTGCTACATACTAAAAAGTTCATATTTGCACCACCAAAAGGATCAGCTGCAGCAGAAACAAATCCAAGTGAGCCTCTCCTAGCTACATTAGAGGAGAGCTCTCCAGCTTCTCTTCTGAAATATCTTGCATACCTTGATCTATGTATGGTTTGTGAGAATAATGTTGACTACTGGCgtcgagctgccttctttgaagAAACTGGCGAGACTTACAAAAGAGTTGCAGCTGTATGTTTGAGACCTTTGGAGCAGCTTGCATCAAAGTTGGTTCAAGGTTTTGAAGGTTCTTCAGATGATAAAACCTTCTCAATATCTGATCAGTTGCAGTCACCAACTAACCCCCGACAGAATTCAAAATGCCACGAGCTAGTGAATGACTTCCAG GTATACACATGGTCTGCTCGAGCACTTGCTTCCTTAACTTCACGCTCGCGTAGAGAAGACCGATTTGGAGTTGCTCAACTATCTGGTAGCAATGCTGCTGCCATCTCAACACTCATAGCTTGTTTACTTGCTGTTGAAACATTGATGGGGAAAAAAATAAGCTTACAACCATCTCATCAGTTAATGGGAGCATTCAGCACGAAATCGGCTACCTTCAGTACTGGAAGAAGAGATGTTAGGACAGGAAAAAGGAGAGATGACCCACTATATTCTAAAGCATACGCAATGGCTGATGTTTTAAGGACTTCAATTTACGGCATTGTGTCTGCTTTCCACCATGAGATGCTGACTAGTGCCAAAGCAGGTCTTCTCGAGAAGGATTGGATTACTAGTAGCAAACCTCCTTTTGGAACTCGTGAGTTGCTGTTGCAGAAATTGCATCTATTCCTTGACTTCCAAGCAAGTTAA
- the LOC108469783 gene encoding uncharacterized protein LOC108469783 isoform X1, with product MGRLQNFFLYTVKLPSLLFISPLLFSVPCPFLLPTILLVSLTLTAPYSHIVTSSNPLPSPLSLFPSIAQLLIGSFRYFESFKRKKGEPSMCSWTAAESDMVVKNRLVGFLLWQSILSSLIFLAFTITIVSWRSATAIFVSFFSFHLSQLLFSVSLSTVLSPQPKFRRSFPVLLTAAAVSGSLSAVSFCGFNGRVGFKGFASGLFYASFYVYKRRWVLQFPIIQRPLFFSFKMGIPSAIIRALKLSAAAYLFSALLLVFLPHHFSTDLKLGNFFIQHIISYAACFSMFLCWELTHHLHQVLHTKKFIFAPPKGSAAAETNPSEPLLATLEESSPASLLKYLAYLDLCMVCENNVDYWRRAAFFEETGETYKRVAAVCLRPLEQLASKLVQGFEGSSDDKTFSISDQLQSPTNPRQNSKCHELVNDFQVYTWSARALASLTSRSRREDRFGVAQLSGSNAAAISTLIACLLAVETLMGKKISLQPSHQLMGAFSTKSATFSTGRRDVRTGKRRDDPLYSKAYAMADVLRTSIYGIVSAFHHEMLTSAKAGLLEKDWITSSKPPFGTRELLLQKLHLFLDFQAS from the exons ATGGGCCGCCTCCAAAATTTTTTCCTCTATACTGTCAAACTGCCTTCACTCTTATTTATTTCCCCCCTTCTTTTTTCTGTTCCTTGCCCTTTTCTCCTCCCCACCATCTTGTTGGTCTCCTTGACCTTGACTGCACCGTATTCTCACATTGTCACCAGCTCTAACCCTCTCCCCTCTCCCCTCTCCCTCTTCCCCTCCATAGCTCAACTACTGATTGG TAGTTTCAGATATTTTGAATCTTTTAAAAGGAAAAAAGGGGAACCCAGTATGTGTTCATGGACTGCAGCTGAATCAGACATGGTAGTGAAGAACCGGTTGGTAGGGTTCCTACTATGGCAATCGATCCTAAGTAGCTTGATTTTCTTGGCCTTCACTATAACGATCGTCTCCTGGCGCTCCGCCACTGCAATCTTCGTCTCCTTTTTCAGCTTTCATCTGTCCCAGCTGTTGTTCTCTGTGTCCCTCTCTACCGTCTTATCTCCCCAACCTAAATTTAGACGTAGTTTTCCGGTGTTGCTGACGGCCGCCGCTGTTTCGGGTTCTCTCTCAGCTGTGTCTTTTTGTGGGTTCAATGGAAGAGTGGGTTTTAAGGGTTTTGCTTCCGGGTTATTCTACGCTTCTTTTTATGTTTATAAGCGGCGATGGGTATTGCAGTTCCCCATCATTCAG CGTCCCCTTTTCTTTAGCTTCAAGATGGGGATCCCTTCCGCCATTATTAGGGCATTGAAGCTTTCTGCTGCAGCTTATCTATTTTCAGCACTGCTGTTGGTATTTCTGCCACACCATTTTAGCACTGATCTCAAGCTCGGGAACTTTTTTATTCAACACATAATCTCCTATGCTGCCTGCTTTTCTATGTTTCTCTGTTGGGAGTTAACTCACCATTTGCATCAG GTGCTACATACTAAAAAGTTCATATTTGCACCACCAAAAGGATCAGCTGCAGCAGAAACAAATCCAAGTGAGCCTCTCCTAGCTACATTAGAGGAGAGCTCTCCAGCTTCTCTTCTGAAATATCTTGCATACCTTGATCTATGTATGGTTTGTGAGAATAATGTTGACTACTGGCgtcgagctgccttctttgaagAAACTGGCGAGACTTACAAAAGAGTTGCAGCTGTATGTTTGAGACCTTTGGAGCAGCTTGCATCAAAGTTGGTTCAAGGTTTTGAAGGTTCTTCAGATGATAAAACCTTCTCAATATCTGATCAGTTGCAGTCACCAACTAACCCCCGACAGAATTCAAAATGCCACGAGCTAGTGAATGACTTCCAG GTATACACATGGTCTGCTCGAGCACTTGCTTCCTTAACTTCACGCTCGCGTAGAGAAGACCGATTTGGAGTTGCTCAACTATCTGGTAGCAATGCTGCTGCCATCTCAACACTCATAGCTTGTTTACTTGCTGTTGAAACATTGATGGGGAAAAAAATAAGCTTACAACCATCTCATCAGTTAATGGGAGCATTCAGCACGAAATCGGCTACCTTCAGTACTGGAAGAAGAGATGTTAGGACAGGAAAAAGGAGAGATGACCCACTATATTCTAAAGCATACGCAATGGCTGATGTTTTAAGGACTTCAATTTACGGCATTGTGTCTGCTTTCCACCATGAGATGCTGACTAGTGCCAAAGCAGGTCTTCTCGAGAAGGATTGGATTACTAGTAGCAAACCTCCTTTTGGAACTCGTGAGTTGCTGTTGCAGAAATTGCATCTATTCCTTGACTTCCAAGCAAGTTAA
- the LOC108469413 gene encoding microtubule-destabilizing protein 60 has translation MERSHPKPALKTKDQVKDKYSKVTPKPAAKENTKTQEFKLHTGQRAVKRAMFNYSVATKFYLLEIQKKQVEKVQKMIEDEEIRCLRKEMVPKAQLMPFFDRPFFPQRSNRPLTIPREPSFRTVNSKCWSCISENELYYFHHAHAWNPIK, from the exons ATGGAGAGATCACACCCCAAACCTGCATTAAAG ACAAAAGATCAGGTGAAAGACAAATATTCCAAA GTTACACCCAAGCCTGCAGCCAAGGAAAATACTAAAACTCAAGAGTTCAAGCTTCACACTGGACAAAGAGCCGTTAAGCGTGCTATGTTCAATTACTCG GTGGCGACCAAGTTTTATCTCTTGGAAATACAGAAGAAACAAGTTGAGAAAGTGCAAAAG ATGATTGAAGATGAAGAGATACGTTGTTTAAGAAAGGAGATGGTTCCAAAAGCTCAACTCATGCCTTTCTTCGACAGACCCTTTTTCCCTCAAAG ATCGAACCGGCCTTTAACGATCCCGAGAGAACCAAGTTTCCGCACAGTGAATTCTAAATGTTGGAGTTGCATATCGGAGAATGAGCTCTATTATTTTCACCATGCTCATGCTTGGAACCCCATCAAATGA